A stretch of the Lolium perenne isolate Kyuss_39 chromosome 3, Kyuss_2.0, whole genome shotgun sequence genome encodes the following:
- the LOC127344707 gene encoding GDSL esterase/lipase At1g06990: MAHTPTLTASILAVLAAVVLLSATATADDAPLPRVKQSDIPAVFAFGDSTLDTGNNNVLSTAVRADHAPYGREFPGGAPTGRFSDGKLLGDYLVEVLGIKDLLPPYRSGQLADAAEAATGVCFASAGSGLDDATATNARVATFASQLDDFRELLGRIGAQKAGKVVGKSVFLVSVGTNDMMMNYYMLPSGRIRYTIDQYHDLLIGKLRSYIQSMYGLGARRILVAGLPPVGCLPLQLTMAELRQPPRPQGCIADQNTAAESYNAKLRRMLAEFQSASPGARAVYADIYTPLLDMVDHPDKYGFVEASRGCCGTGLLEMGPLCTDLVPTCATPSQFMFWDSVHPTQATYRAVAQYFMHANILRFDN, translated from the exons ATGGCGCACACGCCAACGCTCACCGCGTCCATTCTCGCCGTCCTGGCCGCCGTCGTCCTCCTCAGCGCCACGGCGACCGCCGACGACGCCCCGCTGCCTCGCGTCAAGCAGAGCGACATCCCGGCCGTGTTCGCGTTCGGGGACTCCACGCTCGACACGGGCAACAACAATGTCCTCAGCACGGCGGTGCGCGCCGACCACGCGCCCTACGGCCGCGAGTTCCCCGGCGGCGCTCCCACGGGCCGCTTCTCCGACGGGAAGCTCCTCGGCGACTACCTCGTGGAGGTGCTCGGCATCAAGGACCTCCTCCCGCCGTACCGCTCCGGCCAGCTGGCGGACGCCGCCGAGGCCGCCACGGGCGTCTGCTTCGCGTCCGCCGGCTCCGGCCTCGACGACGCCACGGCCACCAACGCCCGCGTCGCCACCTTCGCGTCGCAGCTCGACGACTTCCGGGAGCTCCTCGGGAGGATTGGCGCCCAGAAGGCCGGCAAGGTGGTGGGGAAGTCGGTGTTCCTCGTGTCCGTAGGGACCAACGACATGATGATGAATTACTACATGCTGCCGTCCGGGAGGATCAGGTACACCATCGATCAGTACCATGACCTCCTCATCGGCAAGCTTCGCTCTTACATTCAG AGTATGTACGGTCTGGGCGCCCGGAGGATCCTGGTGGCCGGCCTGCCGCCGGTGGGGTGCCTCCCGCTGCAGCTGACGATGGCGGAGCTGCGGCAGCCGCCGAGGCCCCAGGGCTGCATCGCGGACCAGAACACGGCGGCGGAGAGCTACAACGCCAAGCTCCGGCGGATGCTCGCCGAGTTCCAGTCGGCTTCGCCCGGCGCTAGAGCCGTGTACGCGGACATCTACACCCCTCTCCTGGACATGGTCGATCATCCCGACAAGTACG GATTCGTGGAGGCGAGCAGGGGCTGCTGTGGCACTGGGCTGCTGGAGATGGGGCCGCTGTGCACCGATCTGGTGCCGACCTGCGCGACGCCGTCCCAGTTCATGTTCTGGGACTCTGTTCATCCCACGCAGGCCACCTACAGAGCTGTCGCCCAGTACTTCATGCACGCCAACATCCTCCGGTTCGACAATTAA
- the LOC127344708 gene encoding probable phytol kinase 2, chloroplastic, protein MLTVSAHTFLLPSSSPHYTHLRSRPLWLCSPTSAAASPSLPFRRRSCAVDRSRRSTAMAAVISPGDGSLAHDLVSSAVTAGVALGLLRLFEELAKHGVFEQKLNRKLVHITIGMVFLLFWPLFSSGRYAPFLAALAPGINILRMLLLGSGIMKNEAMVKSMSRSGDRRELLKGPLYYATTITFATSVLWRTSPIAIALICNLCAGDGIADIVGRRLGKEKLPYNPNKSYAGSIAMAMAGFLASVGYMHYFHTFGFMEESWYTAFGFLVVSVASTLVESHPLSTELDDNLTVPLTSFLVGSLIL, encoded by the exons ATGCTCACTGTCAGCGCCCACACCTTCTTgctgccctcctcctccccacactACACTCACCTCCGATCGAGACCCCTCTGGCTCTGCTCACCTACCAGCGCCGCGGCGTCGCCCTCCCTCCCCTTCCGCCGCCGCAGCTGCGCAGTCGACCGGAGCCGGAGGTCGACGGCTATGGCTGCGGTGATCTCGCCGGGGGACGGCAGCCTGGCCCACGACCTCGTGTCCTCGGCCGTCACGGCCGGCGTCGCCCTCGGCCTGCTTCGCCTCTTCGAGGAGCTCGCCAAGCACGGCGTCTTCGAGCAG AAACTCAATAGAAAACTTGTGCATATAACTATTGGGATGGTATTCTTGCTCTTTTGGCCTCTTTTCAG CTCGGGAAGGTACGCTCCTTTCCTTGCTGCACTTGCACCAGGGATCAATATCTTAAGGATGCTTCTATTGGGATCAGGAATTATGAAAAATGAAGCTATGGTCAAATCAATGAGCCGGTCTGGAGACCGCAG GGAACTTCTCAAGGGCCCACTGTATTATGCTACTACTATAACTTTCGCCACTTCTGTATTATGGAGAACATCTCCAATTGCTATAGCACTTATCTGCAACTTATGTGCTGGAGATG GTATAGCAGACATAGTGGGGAGACGTTTAGGGAAAGAAAAGCTCCCATACAACCCCAACAAGTCATATGCAGGAAGCATAGCAATGGCCATGGCTGGTTTCTTGGCTTCAGTTGG GTACATGCATTACTTCCACACTTTTGGTTTTATGGAGGAAAGCTGGTACACGGCCTTCGGCTTCCTTGTGGTCTCTGTAGCCTCGACACTTGTAGAGTCGCACCCCCTAAGTACAGAACTGGATGACAATTTGACTGTTCCTCTGACATCATTCCTAGTTGGTAGCCTCATTCTCTGA